One segment of Sylvia atricapilla isolate bSylAtr1 chromosome 8, bSylAtr1.pri, whole genome shotgun sequence DNA contains the following:
- the NFKB2 gene encoding nuclear factor NF-kappa-B p100 subunit isoform X2: MLGLDGLLRPASSSPCLDGIDYDDFSFGSHMMEQKEPLMETVEGPYLVIIEQPKQRGFRFRYGCEGPSHGGLPGASSEKGRKTYPTVKICNYTGVARIEVDLVTHSDPPRVHAHSLVGKQCNEAGNCVTIVGPKDMTAQFSNLGVLHVTKKNMMEIMKEKLKQQKMRNRSQLLTEVELREIELEAKELKKVMDLSIVRLRFTAYLRDSSGNFTLALQPVISDPIHDSKSPGASNLKISRMDKTAGSVRGGDEVYLLCDKVQKDDIEVRFYEDDENGWQAFGDFSPTDVHKQYAIVFRTPPYHKPKIDRPVTVFLQLKRKRGGDVSDSKQFTYYPVVEDKEEVERKRKKVLPQFPQHFGGGSHMGGAGGGAGGFGSGGGGNLSFPYSPGLTYNSIYSPGPHPVGSYQGGVQMKGPEAEGPESDRKAPAEESTYCKELQKHAQLCQLWMLALARRNAHALLDYSVTADPRMLLAVQRHLAASQDENGDTPLHLAIIHEQTAVIKQLIDVIVSIPSQQIINISNNLQQTPLHLAVITKQPQVVQLLLQARADPTLLDRYGNSLLHLALQAGDEEMLRTLLAHLGSAAPYLLRLPNFHGLLPVHLAVKAKSLACLDLLVRTGADVNAVERQSGRTPLHLAVEMENLNMATHLVKKLGADINSRTFAGNTPLHLAAGLGSPTLTKLLLKAGADVLCENDEPMSLSSSEASSDTDTDPEEQELAMDLGEPALAAEHSTNSKLSTQGHWQAGHRQRRCHTSLDLTRSQKVREILLQASQQGPEAELPTAPQPGKVLSLDSEALQGLEQLLNQDCSGSDWIELAKRLGLCSLVETYKDTPSPSVSLLRSYELAGGSLGGLLEALDSMGLHNAVRMLHKTEALEKLQSIELKEDSAYGSESVEEEQAPTLALKPGGELPPSQQPQVH, from the exons ATGCTGGGGCTGGACGGGTTGCTGAGACCAGCCTCTTCCTCCCCG TGCCTGGATGGGATTGACTATGATGACTTCAGTTTTGGCTCCCACATGATGGAGCAGAAGGAGCCCCTGATGGAGACAG TGGAAGGTCCCTACCTTGTCATTATTGAGCAGCCAAAGCAG CGGGGTTTCCGGTTTCGGTACGGCTGCGAGGGCCCTTCCCACGGGGGGCTGCCAGGAGCATCCAGTGAGAAGGGGCGCAAGACCTATCCCACTGTCAAG ATCTGTAACTACACAGGGGTGGCTCGGATCGAGGTAGACCTGGTGACGCACAGTGACCCTCCCCGTGTACATGCCCACAGCCTGGTGGGCAAGCAGTGCAACGAGGCTGGCAACTGTGTCACAATTGTGGGACCCAAGGACATGACTGCTCA GTTCAGCAACCTGGGTGTGCTCCATGTCACCAAGAAGAATATGATGGAGATcatgaaggaaaagctgaagcagcagaagatGCGCAACAGGAGCCAACTGCTGACGG aaGTGGAGCTGCGTGAGATCGAGCTGGAGGCGAAGGAGCTGAAGAAGGTGATGGACCTGAGCATTGTGCGGTTGCGCTTCACCGCCTACCTCCGTGACAGCAGTGGGAACTTCACGCTGGCCCTCCAGCCTGTCATCTCGGACCCCATCCATGACAGCA AGTCCCCTGGAGCTTCCAACCTGAAGATCTCACGGATGGATAAGACAGCAGGCTCTGTGCGGGGAGGAGATGAAGTCTACTTGCTGTGTGATAAAGTTCAGAAAG ATGACATTGAGGTGCGTTTCTACGAGGATGATGAGAACGGCTGGCAGGCCTTCGGCGACTTTTCTCCTACGGATGTGCACAAGCAG TATGCCATTGTTTTCCGCACACCCCCCTACCACAAGCCCAAGATCGACCGTCCTGTCACCGTCTTCCTGCAGCTGAAGCGGAAACGGGGAGGGGATGTGAGTGACTCCAAGCAGTTCACCTACTACCCAGTGGTGGAAG ATAAGGAAGAAGTGGAAAGGAAGCGCAAGAAAgtcctgcctcagtttcctcagcACTTTGGTGGTGGCTCACACATGGGAGGGGCTGGCGGGGGGGCCGGGGGCTTTGGCTCTGGAGGAG GTGGGAACCTCAGCTTCCCATACTCCCCTGGGCTGACATACAACAGCATCTACTCACCTGGCCCCCACCCAGTGGGGAGCTACCAGGGGGGTGTGCAGATGAAGGGCCCCGAGGCAGAGGGGCCTGAGAGCGACAGGAAGGCACCTGCAGAAGAGAGCACGTACtgcaaggagctgcagaagcaCG cccagctgtgccagctgtggaTGCTGGCTCTAGCCCGTCGCAATGCCCATGCCCTGCTCGACTACTCGGTCACCGCCGACCCCCGCATGCTGCTGGCGGTCCAGAGGCACCTGGCCGCGTCACAGGATGAGAACGGAGACAC GCCTTTGCACCTCGCTATTATCCATGAACAGACAGCTGTGATCAAGCAGCTGATTGATGTCATTGTTAGCATCCCCAGCCAGCAGATCATCAACATCTCAAATAACCTGCAACAG ACACCACTGCATCTGGCAGTCATCACCAAGCAGCCCCAAGTggtccagctcctgctgcaagCCCGCGCTGACCCGACCTTGCTGGACCGCTATGGCAATTCCCTGCTGCACCTGGCACTCCAGGCTGGTGATGAAGAGATGCTGaggacactgctggctcatCTGGGCTCAGCTGCCCCTTATCTGCTCCGCCTGCCCAATTTCCATG GCCTCCTGCCTGTGCATTTGGCTGTGAAGGCAAAGAGTTTGGCTTGCCTGGACCTGCTTGTCAGGACGGGAGCAGATGTGAATGCAGTGGAGAGGCAAAGTGGGAGGACCCCACTGCACCTGGCTGTGGAGATGGAGAACCTGAACATGGCCACCCACCTGGTGAAGAAG CTGGGAGCAGACATCAACAGCCGGACTTTCGCTGGGAACACTCCCCTGCACTTGGCTGCTGGCCTGGGCTCCCCCACCCTCACCAAACTGCTCCTTAAAGCTG GGGCAGATGTTTTGTGTGAGAACGATGAACCCATGAGCCTATCCTCGTCAGAGGCCAGTAGTGACACAGACACTGaccctgaggagcaggagctggccaTGGATCTAGgggagccagccctggctgcagagcacagcaccaACTCCAAGCTCTCCACACAGGGGCATTGGcaggcaggacacaggcagCGCCGCTGCCACACGTCCCTGGACCTGACTCGGAGCCAGAAG GTGCGGGAGATCCTGCTGCAGGCATCCCAGCAGGGGCCCGAGGCAGAACTGCCCACTGCCCCCCAGCCAG GGAaggtcctgtcactggacaGTGAGgcactgcaggggctggagcagctgctgaaccAGGACTGCAGTGGGTCAGACTGGATTGAGCTGGCCAAGcgcctggggctgtgcagcctcGTGGAGACCTACAAGGACACGCCCTCGCCCAGTGTCAGCCTCCTGCGCAGTTACGAG ctggcaggtgGCAGCTTGGGGGGACTGCTGGAAGCACTGGACTCCATGGGGCTCCACAACGCCGTGAGGATGCTCCACAAAACCGAGGCactggagaagctgcagagcaTAG AGCTGAAGGAAGACAGCGCCTACGGCAGTGAGTCggtggaggaggagcaggcaccCACACTAGCCCTGAAGCCAGGAGGTGAGCTgcctcccagccagcagccacaggTGCACTGA
- the NFKB2 gene encoding nuclear factor NF-kappa-B p100 subunit isoform X1 translates to MLGLDGLLRPASSSPAGGRPRADMDEQFPPCLDGIDYDDFSFGSHMMEQKEPLMETVEGPYLVIIEQPKQRGFRFRYGCEGPSHGGLPGASSEKGRKTYPTVKICNYTGVARIEVDLVTHSDPPRVHAHSLVGKQCNEAGNCVTIVGPKDMTAQFSNLGVLHVTKKNMMEIMKEKLKQQKMRNRSQLLTEVELREIELEAKELKKVMDLSIVRLRFTAYLRDSSGNFTLALQPVISDPIHDSKSPGASNLKISRMDKTAGSVRGGDEVYLLCDKVQKDDIEVRFYEDDENGWQAFGDFSPTDVHKQYAIVFRTPPYHKPKIDRPVTVFLQLKRKRGGDVSDSKQFTYYPVVEDKEEVERKRKKVLPQFPQHFGGGSHMGGAGGGAGGFGSGGGGNLSFPYSPGLTYNSIYSPGPHPVGSYQGGVQMKGPEAEGPESDRKAPAEESTYCKELQKHAQLCQLWMLALARRNAHALLDYSVTADPRMLLAVQRHLAASQDENGDTPLHLAIIHEQTAVIKQLIDVIVSIPSQQIINISNNLQQTPLHLAVITKQPQVVQLLLQARADPTLLDRYGNSLLHLALQAGDEEMLRTLLAHLGSAAPYLLRLPNFHGLLPVHLAVKAKSLACLDLLVRTGADVNAVERQSGRTPLHLAVEMENLNMATHLVKKLGADINSRTFAGNTPLHLAAGLGSPTLTKLLLKAGADVLCENDEPMSLSSSEASSDTDTDPEEQELAMDLGEPALAAEHSTNSKLSTQGHWQAGHRQRRCHTSLDLTRSQKVREILLQASQQGPEAELPTAPQPGKVLSLDSEALQGLEQLLNQDCSGSDWIELAKRLGLCSLVETYKDTPSPSVSLLRSYELAGGSLGGLLEALDSMGLHNAVRMLHKTEALEKLQSIELKEDSAYGSESVEEEQAPTLALKPGGELPPSQQPQVH, encoded by the exons ATGCTGGGGCTGGACGGGTTGCTGAGACCAGCCTCTTCCTCCCCG GCCGGCGGCCGGCCCCGCGCCGACATGGACGAGCAATTCCCACCC TGCCTGGATGGGATTGACTATGATGACTTCAGTTTTGGCTCCCACATGATGGAGCAGAAGGAGCCCCTGATGGAGACAG TGGAAGGTCCCTACCTTGTCATTATTGAGCAGCCAAAGCAG CGGGGTTTCCGGTTTCGGTACGGCTGCGAGGGCCCTTCCCACGGGGGGCTGCCAGGAGCATCCAGTGAGAAGGGGCGCAAGACCTATCCCACTGTCAAG ATCTGTAACTACACAGGGGTGGCTCGGATCGAGGTAGACCTGGTGACGCACAGTGACCCTCCCCGTGTACATGCCCACAGCCTGGTGGGCAAGCAGTGCAACGAGGCTGGCAACTGTGTCACAATTGTGGGACCCAAGGACATGACTGCTCA GTTCAGCAACCTGGGTGTGCTCCATGTCACCAAGAAGAATATGATGGAGATcatgaaggaaaagctgaagcagcagaagatGCGCAACAGGAGCCAACTGCTGACGG aaGTGGAGCTGCGTGAGATCGAGCTGGAGGCGAAGGAGCTGAAGAAGGTGATGGACCTGAGCATTGTGCGGTTGCGCTTCACCGCCTACCTCCGTGACAGCAGTGGGAACTTCACGCTGGCCCTCCAGCCTGTCATCTCGGACCCCATCCATGACAGCA AGTCCCCTGGAGCTTCCAACCTGAAGATCTCACGGATGGATAAGACAGCAGGCTCTGTGCGGGGAGGAGATGAAGTCTACTTGCTGTGTGATAAAGTTCAGAAAG ATGACATTGAGGTGCGTTTCTACGAGGATGATGAGAACGGCTGGCAGGCCTTCGGCGACTTTTCTCCTACGGATGTGCACAAGCAG TATGCCATTGTTTTCCGCACACCCCCCTACCACAAGCCCAAGATCGACCGTCCTGTCACCGTCTTCCTGCAGCTGAAGCGGAAACGGGGAGGGGATGTGAGTGACTCCAAGCAGTTCACCTACTACCCAGTGGTGGAAG ATAAGGAAGAAGTGGAAAGGAAGCGCAAGAAAgtcctgcctcagtttcctcagcACTTTGGTGGTGGCTCACACATGGGAGGGGCTGGCGGGGGGGCCGGGGGCTTTGGCTCTGGAGGAG GTGGGAACCTCAGCTTCCCATACTCCCCTGGGCTGACATACAACAGCATCTACTCACCTGGCCCCCACCCAGTGGGGAGCTACCAGGGGGGTGTGCAGATGAAGGGCCCCGAGGCAGAGGGGCCTGAGAGCGACAGGAAGGCACCTGCAGAAGAGAGCACGTACtgcaaggagctgcagaagcaCG cccagctgtgccagctgtggaTGCTGGCTCTAGCCCGTCGCAATGCCCATGCCCTGCTCGACTACTCGGTCACCGCCGACCCCCGCATGCTGCTGGCGGTCCAGAGGCACCTGGCCGCGTCACAGGATGAGAACGGAGACAC GCCTTTGCACCTCGCTATTATCCATGAACAGACAGCTGTGATCAAGCAGCTGATTGATGTCATTGTTAGCATCCCCAGCCAGCAGATCATCAACATCTCAAATAACCTGCAACAG ACACCACTGCATCTGGCAGTCATCACCAAGCAGCCCCAAGTggtccagctcctgctgcaagCCCGCGCTGACCCGACCTTGCTGGACCGCTATGGCAATTCCCTGCTGCACCTGGCACTCCAGGCTGGTGATGAAGAGATGCTGaggacactgctggctcatCTGGGCTCAGCTGCCCCTTATCTGCTCCGCCTGCCCAATTTCCATG GCCTCCTGCCTGTGCATTTGGCTGTGAAGGCAAAGAGTTTGGCTTGCCTGGACCTGCTTGTCAGGACGGGAGCAGATGTGAATGCAGTGGAGAGGCAAAGTGGGAGGACCCCACTGCACCTGGCTGTGGAGATGGAGAACCTGAACATGGCCACCCACCTGGTGAAGAAG CTGGGAGCAGACATCAACAGCCGGACTTTCGCTGGGAACACTCCCCTGCACTTGGCTGCTGGCCTGGGCTCCCCCACCCTCACCAAACTGCTCCTTAAAGCTG GGGCAGATGTTTTGTGTGAGAACGATGAACCCATGAGCCTATCCTCGTCAGAGGCCAGTAGTGACACAGACACTGaccctgaggagcaggagctggccaTGGATCTAGgggagccagccctggctgcagagcacagcaccaACTCCAAGCTCTCCACACAGGGGCATTGGcaggcaggacacaggcagCGCCGCTGCCACACGTCCCTGGACCTGACTCGGAGCCAGAAG GTGCGGGAGATCCTGCTGCAGGCATCCCAGCAGGGGCCCGAGGCAGAACTGCCCACTGCCCCCCAGCCAG GGAaggtcctgtcactggacaGTGAGgcactgcaggggctggagcagctgctgaaccAGGACTGCAGTGGGTCAGACTGGATTGAGCTGGCCAAGcgcctggggctgtgcagcctcGTGGAGACCTACAAGGACACGCCCTCGCCCAGTGTCAGCCTCCTGCGCAGTTACGAG ctggcaggtgGCAGCTTGGGGGGACTGCTGGAAGCACTGGACTCCATGGGGCTCCACAACGCCGTGAGGATGCTCCACAAAACCGAGGCactggagaagctgcagagcaTAG AGCTGAAGGAAGACAGCGCCTACGGCAGTGAGTCggtggaggaggagcaggcaccCACACTAGCCCTGAAGCCAGGAGGTGAGCTgcctcccagccagcagccacaggTGCACTGA